A section of the Malania oleifera isolate guangnan ecotype guangnan chromosome 2, ASM2987363v1, whole genome shotgun sequence genome encodes:
- the LOC131148062 gene encoding uncharacterized protein LOC131148062, with translation MPEADIVLKNPDTIIRSKEISYPNKMIREFEKQIPELLNLGLIRHSTSEHRSAAFMVTNHAEQKRGKARMVIDYRDLNKETRDDGYNLLNQESLRNRIKREKPSVYSKFDLKSGY, from the coding sequence ATGCCAGAAGCTGATATTGTGCTTAAGAATCCCGATACAATTATCAGAAGTAAAGAGATTAGTTATCCAAATAAaatgataagggaatttgagaaGCAAATTCCAGAATTATTAAATTTGGGACTAATTAGGCACAGTACAAGTGAGCACAGGAGTGCTGCATTCATGGTAACAAATCATGCCGAGCAGAAACGTGGAAAAGCCAGGATGGTTATTGACTATAGAGATTTGAATAAAGAAACAAGAGATGATGGGTATAATTTACTCAATCAAGAGTCTCTTAGAAATAGAATAAAAAGGGAGAAACCCTCAGTTTATTCTAAATTCGATCTCAAATCAGGATATTGA
- the LOC131149561 gene encoding protein CHROMOSOME TRANSMISSION FIDELITY 7, which yields MQAKISAFFKPKSPDPPLIFDDLIGDNATKPTQIRITYERRAPKQHSRDEIDEGSICETPKNPISSCSPLKSASSIPAGRTLNKKRSYAQFHLELGQSDFLLRTCSTCGTNYAPGDEEDEKIHCTFHKNYTHGIQFKGWRNERVVHNPSINGGRIILVLDGDPPAQRNKVQEVVKMMEIELGSGWIFHKFCKTYLFISSHRIAGCLIVEPIKIAYKVLSCSTDERSDDTTTKKAKSNLTTLQFGNVIFQREVVRRTASVNSQEVSGGNLNGAIFCENEGLPALCGIRAIWVSSSNRRKHIATQLLDAVRKSFCTGFVLERSHLAFSQPTLAGRALASNYMGSGSFLVYKSTNLDR from the exons ATGCAGGCCAAGATCAGCGCCTTCTTCAAGCCCAAATCTCCTGACCCACCTTTGATTTTTGACGATTTGATCGGCGACAATGCCACAAAACCCACGCAAATCCGCATAACGTACGAGCGCAGAGCTCCTAAGCAGCATAGCAG GGATGAGATTGATGAAGGGTCAATCTGTGAGACGCCGAAGAACCCCATATCGTCATGTTCACCATTGAAATCAGCATCGTCAATTCCTGCTGGGAGAACCCTTAACAAGAAGAGAAGCTATGCCCAGTTTCATCTGGAGTTGGGGCAGTCAGATTTTCTTTTGCGCACATGTTCTACTTGTGGGACGAACTACGCTCCTGGAGACGAAGAGGATGAGAAGATTCACTGTACATTTCACAAGAATTATACTCACGGAATTCAGTTCAAG GGTTGGCGCAATGAAAGGGTTGTTCATAACCCCTCCATCAATGGCGGCCGAATCATTCTGGTTTTGGATGGTGATCCTCCCGCTCAAAGGAACAAG GTTCAAGAGGTAGTGAAGATGATGGAAATTGAATTGGGAAGTGGATGGATTTTTCATAAGTTCTGCAAG ACCTATCTGTTTATTTCTTCCCACAGAATTGCTGGCTGTCTAATTGTAGAGCCCATAAAAATTGCCTATAAGGTTCTTTCATGTTCAACGGATGAAAGATCTGATGACACTACTACGAAGAAGGCAAAGTCAAACTTAACCACCCTCCAATTTGGGAATGTTATTTTCCAGAGGGAAGTCGTGAGAAGAACCGCTTCTGTTAATAGCCAAGAGGTGTCGGGTGGGAACCTTAATGGAGCAATCTTCTGTGAAAATGAAGGTTTACCTGCTTTATGTGGAATTCGAGCCATTTGGGTCTCTTCTTCTAACAGGAGGAAGCACATTGCCACCCAATTATTGGATGCTGTGAg GAAAAGTTTTTGCACAGGTTTTGTACTTGAACGCTCTCACTTGGCATTCTCTCAGCCAACCTTAGCTGGAAGGGCATTGGCATCCAATTACATGGGCAGTGGGTCTTTCTTGGTGTACAAAAGTACTAATTTGGACCGCTAG